In Microcoleus sp. bin38.metabat.b11b12b14.051, a single genomic region encodes these proteins:
- a CDS encoding DICT sensory domain-containing protein: MIVPISLLAELLQALPQLRAQIYYKSSMTALSHAMEDLVLVGSDDEPLVIASFQQERFYRQEAHRYRRIADRSSQVYVLAAPETEFKNSSESHETVAFAPEDALSKEWHLVVLGQHYSTCLICQEKIVPIDNQDDRGELMDQGRRFEGIWTFDREVSCKAAELLLDKIVKYRPELAEKIDRARTTYNLGKKPKKTRKSAASKAAKPEKPAPKDSKIPNPKLSDAFTQRLVTYLQSGQHKLLKAYSAIAAQERKERLINLITTAMRQSLNPQEIVEVAVQELGTALSASRCLIYRCKATDISVKIDREFLRQGTISLINQTWPLQENPIWSDAVAREERVYIQQTAQHPQIVKTKSLAETVKNWQIVSWLMVPVLYQGRVLGMVELHQCRSTSPWEEDEIALVEAIATQLGAALIQAETYAHLEELNQQLEALDRTRSNLIAITGHELRTPLSTIQVCLESLNSEPDMPAELRKIMLETALGDADRMRKLVQDFLTLSHLESGRVKWNVESLTLQECVDLALSSVRSRGGVDRQLPEIIAEVSSELPLVQADGEWLVEVLSKLLDNACKFTTPQGSVRVRAKCNGSRMVEVLVADTGRGIEASSLKVVFDRFYQEEGALRRSAGGTGLGLAICKQIVAGWGGKIWVDSPGKDRGSEFHFTIPMV; encoded by the coding sequence ATGATCGTCCCAATTTCGTTACTGGCAGAACTTCTGCAAGCTTTGCCCCAACTGCGGGCACAAATTTATTACAAATCTTCCATGACAGCGCTGTCTCACGCGATGGAAGATTTGGTTTTGGTGGGCTCGGACGACGAACCCCTAGTGATTGCTAGCTTTCAGCAAGAGCGCTTCTACCGCCAAGAAGCTCACCGCTATCGGCGCATTGCCGATCGCTCGTCTCAGGTATACGTGCTAGCAGCACCGGAAACTGAGTTTAAAAATTCCTCCGAATCTCACGAAACTGTGGCGTTTGCACCGGAGGACGCATTAAGTAAAGAGTGGCACTTAGTGGTACTCGGGCAACACTACTCAACTTGTCTGATTTGTCAAGAAAAAATTGTGCCGATCGACAACCAAGACGATCGCGGGGAGTTGATGGATCAAGGTCGCAGATTTGAAGGAATCTGGACGTTCGATCGCGAGGTAAGCTGCAAAGCTGCCGAATTGTTGCTCGACAAAATTGTCAAATATCGCCCGGAATTGGCAGAAAAGATCGATCGAGCGCGCACAACTTACAATTTGGGTAAAAAACCGAAAAAAACGCGGAAATCGGCAGCTTCCAAAGCGGCCAAACCCGAGAAACCTGCGCCAAAAGACTCAAAAATTCCCAATCCCAAATTGAGCGATGCTTTTACCCAACGCTTAGTCACCTACTTGCAATCAGGCCAGCACAAACTGCTGAAAGCATACAGCGCGATCGCCGCCCAAGAGCGCAAAGAACGCCTGATCAACTTAATCACAACCGCCATGCGGCAGTCTCTCAACCCGCAAGAAATCGTCGAAGTTGCAGTCCAAGAATTGGGAACAGCTTTGTCAGCAAGCCGCTGTTTGATTTATCGCTGCAAAGCTACAGATATTTCTGTCAAAATCGATCGCGAGTTTTTGCGTCAGGGGACTATTTCTCTAATAAATCAGACTTGGCCGTTGCAGGAAAATCCCATATGGAGTGACGCAGTAGCGCGAGAAGAGCGAGTTTACATCCAACAAACAGCACAACACCCGCAGATTGTCAAGACAAAATCCCTTGCAGAAACTGTAAAAAATTGGCAAATAGTTTCTTGGTTGATGGTGCCAGTGCTTTATCAGGGGCGGGTTTTGGGGATGGTGGAACTGCACCAGTGCCGATCGACTTCGCCTTGGGAAGAAGACGAAATTGCTCTCGTAGAGGCGATCGCCACCCAACTCGGAGCAGCGTTAATTCAAGCCGAAACCTACGCTCACTTAGAAGAACTCAACCAACAATTAGAAGCATTAGACCGCACTCGCAGCAATCTAATTGCCATCACCGGTCACGAACTCCGCACACCACTTTCTACGATTCAAGTGTGCTTAGAAAGTTTGAATTCTGAACCTGATATGCCCGCAGAATTGCGGAAAATCATGTTAGAAACAGCCCTAGGCGATGCAGATCGAATGCGGAAACTCGTGCAAGATTTCTTAACACTTTCTCACTTAGAAAGCGGGCGAGTTAAATGGAATGTAGAATCGCTGACACTGCAAGAATGCGTGGACTTGGCCCTCAGCAGCGTGCGATCGCGCGGCGGAGTCGATCGCCAGTTACCAGAAATTATCGCCGAAGTGTCCTCAGAATTGCCATTAGTGCAAGCAGACGGCGAGTGGCTAGTGGAGGTGCTGTCCAAACTGCTAGACAACGCTTGCAAATTCACCACACCGCAGGGAAGCGTGAGGGTGCGAGCAAAATGCAACGGTTCTCGGATGGTGGAAGTGCTGGTAGCCGATACGGGGAGGGGAATAGAGGCGAGCAGTCTCAAAGTAGTGTTCGATCGATTTTATCAAGAAGAAGGAGCCTTGCGGCGCAGCGCCGGCGGTACGGGTTTGGGATTGGCAATTTGCAAGCAGATTGTCGCCGGCTGGGGCGGTAAAATTTGGGTAGATTCCCCAGGAAAAGACCGAGGAAGTGAATTTCACTTTACCATTCCAATGGTTTGA
- a CDS encoding AAA family ATPase → MLTASELFGYKLQELIHQGTNTVIYRGISTAEKQLVILKVLNTDCPTLEQVARFKHEYQITEHLDSEYVIKVHRLEAHQNNLVLVLEDMGGISLKQWINTLAKKPQFSCIPTNSPADKPQNYSLSTNDFLDTALPLAKALVFLHQNQIIHKDIKPHNVIINPQTKQVKLADFSIASRLRKEQTDLKNPDRLEGTLAYMSPEQTGRMNRHLDYRSDFYSLGVTFYELLTGQLPFTSSDPLEMVYCHIAKQPPPLQQLNPQIPPVLTLIVAKLMAKNAEDRYQSATGLLADLELCQNQIDNSGTISNFIPGQLDALSQLSIPQKLYGRETQIAQLLQIFDRASKGSSEIVQIGGYSGTGKSALVHEIVRDITRKRGYFISGKFDQFKRNVPYASFTQAIGSFVQQILMESPTQLAAWRQILLDALQENARIAIDAIPELQLILGEQPPVPKLGAIESQKRFNRVMKKFIQAIATAEHPLVMFLDDCQWIDAATVNLYQHNCTQKNPYLLVIFACRDHEISPTHPFMLLIETIRTAGISIANIDLEPLATFEVNRLVSETLNCCPRKAAFWEKLLVEKTHGNPFFLKQLFKSLYQEKLLTFNVNAAEWEWDIQQIKQHDLSENVVDLMVKKIQHLSEPTQKILQLAACVNNQFTLEILSVSSEQSLTKTAQDLWEALEVGLILPVDGAYRLPQVLEQQELEKLGKIASKVRYKFLHDRVQQAAYLMIPDSQKQSVHWKLGRLLLQASNEAQRQEQIFDIVNHLNFGRNLIANPEELYELAELNLLAGKTAKVEAAFADALTFFQAGCDCLPVSSWQDNYALIFTLNLELGEAEYLNGNNDAALAILDRILPQTQTLLEQSAIAELKITCLRMKNDLLAAYQLGIHTLKILGVEIEPYPDDDFLAGELVQTKRMIGSSVNRLADLPELTEPLQLAAHRILKELFPIAYFTSPNAQYLCAMKFVQTSIQYGNSQLSAFGYTLYAFTLVNKYREIEAGCAAGELSLNLYEGCDNKELGACIFHMWGALTLHYMKYIDECKPFMLKAFNSGLETGAYQWSGYASINYLWVCFFGNESLSKATEISDKFIPVLSKVDRNMLAYHLLNKNAIAQLTSPPETFANPETFINEEQLLEFAQSSADLTTAFVIYLYKLTLANWFGEVDRALEYALTGAQFLKGGAGHFVNPVFQFHHAIALAAACTTAGDSESQLYREELNITLEKFRDLAEHCPANYLHKYSLIQAEIARLSGDSYTAAQHYDWAIASALKNGFVQNAALANELASRFFLAQNRSNLAKIYLNDARFCYMEWGATAKVHQLEQSHPDWFNTISDEQITITTTASTAADTNIFDLKTVIKASQAISSEIVLEKLLKKLLHIILENAGAQNGCILLERDGYLFVEVSDTDPQDYAIFEELQPVKKNCQVPLSIVNYVARTQEPLVLVDATQETLYQFDTYIQNTQPKSVLCAPMIYQGKSMGIVYLENNLVAGAFTREGLTLLEILVAQAAIAIANARSYASEQDKSRQLAESLENLQQSQVELTQKEEEYRTIFESVADGLTLVDLETGKIVAANPVVCEMYGYCREEFLSLNPLTLLHPNYLHLFDEFIATVSSRQEFYSQAVVRRKDGTEFDLEVRAKFFEYRGKPHALSICRDISQRKAWEQTLQTSEAQLREKAENLEAILIELQQTQAQLVQTEKISQLGQLVAGVAHEVNNPIGFISGNLHHVQEYIADLIKLVNLYRTTFPEAGIEIEEEIASIELEYLLADLPKTTASMKMGIDRIRDIMQSLRNYSRTDSLDKRAVDIHEGMETTLMILSHRLKAKNSRPAIQIIKHYSNLPQLECHPGQINQVFMNLIANAIDALEESNAGKTYAEIEQNPNTITICTAGVCQLEPDIIDTIVIQIADNGLGMTESVIEKLFTPFFTTKAEGKGTGLGLSICYQIVTEKHGGTLNCLSSLDTGTEFVIALPM, encoded by the coding sequence ATGCTGACAGCTTCAGAGCTTTTTGGTTACAAATTACAAGAACTAATTCACCAAGGAACTAACACAGTTATCTATCGGGGCATATCCACAGCAGAAAAACAATTAGTCATTCTCAAAGTTTTAAACACCGACTGTCCAACACTAGAACAGGTCGCCCGTTTTAAACACGAATATCAAATCACCGAACATCTCGACAGTGAGTATGTCATCAAAGTTCACCGACTGGAAGCTCATCAAAATAACTTGGTATTAGTGTTAGAGGATATGGGAGGTATCTCGCTGAAACAATGGATAAACACGCTAGCAAAAAAACCGCAATTTTCCTGTATACCAACCAATAGTCCAGCAGACAAGCCCCAAAATTATTCCTTATCCACAAACGATTTTTTAGACACGGCTTTACCCTTGGCAAAAGCTTTAGTATTCCTGCATCAAAATCAAATCATTCACAAAGACATCAAACCGCATAATGTTATCATAAATCCGCAAACAAAGCAAGTAAAACTTGCTGATTTTAGCATCGCTTCCCGGTTAAGAAAAGAACAAACAGACCTAAAAAATCCTGATCGCCTAGAAGGAACCCTCGCCTATATGTCGCCCGAACAAACCGGGCGCATGAACCGCCATTTAGACTACCGCAGCGATTTCTACTCTCTCGGTGTCACGTTTTACGAATTGCTGACAGGACAATTACCATTTACCAGCAGTGACCCGTTAGAAATGGTGTACTGTCACATAGCCAAACAACCCCCTCCCCTGCAACAATTAAACCCACAAATTCCGCCAGTTTTGACTCTGATTGTAGCAAAACTCATGGCAAAAAATGCCGAAGATAGATATCAAAGTGCCACAGGATTGTTAGCAGATTTAGAACTCTGCCAAAATCAAATCGATAATTCAGGTACAATTTCTAACTTTATCCCCGGACAACTAGATGCCCTGAGTCAGTTGTCAATTCCTCAGAAACTCTACGGGCGAGAAACGCAAATAGCCCAACTATTACAAATATTCGATCGCGCCAGCAAAGGCAGCAGCGAAATTGTCCAGATCGGCGGCTACTCCGGCACCGGGAAATCTGCATTAGTACATGAAATTGTCCGCGATATAACGCGAAAACGCGGCTATTTCATCTCCGGTAAATTCGACCAATTTAAGCGAAATGTTCCCTACGCTTCTTTCACTCAAGCTATCGGTAGTTTTGTGCAGCAAATCTTAATGGAAAGCCCTACTCAGCTAGCAGCATGGCGGCAAATACTCCTAGATGCTTTGCAGGAAAATGCTCGAATAGCGATCGATGCTATCCCGGAATTACAATTAATTTTGGGCGAGCAACCTCCCGTACCAAAACTCGGTGCTATTGAGTCTCAAAAGCGCTTCAACCGAGTCATGAAGAAGTTTATCCAAGCAATTGCTACAGCCGAACATCCCTTAGTAATGTTTCTCGATGACTGTCAGTGGATAGATGCTGCCACAGTCAACTTATACCAACACAATTGCACCCAAAAAAACCCTTATTTGCTGGTTATTTTTGCTTGTCGAGATCACGAAATCAGTCCGACACATCCCTTCATGCTGTTAATTGAGACAATTCGTACCGCAGGAATTTCGATCGCAAATATTGACCTAGAACCCTTAGCAACTTTTGAGGTAAATCGATTAGTTTCAGAGACTTTAAATTGTTGTCCAAGAAAAGCGGCCTTTTGGGAAAAATTGCTGGTAGAAAAAACTCACGGAAATCCCTTTTTTTTAAAGCAGTTATTCAAATCGCTATATCAAGAAAAATTGCTGACGTTTAACGTCAATGCTGCCGAGTGGGAGTGGGACATCCAACAAATTAAGCAGCACGATCTTTCGGAAAACGTGGTGGATTTAATGGTGAAAAAAATTCAGCATTTGTCAGAGCCAACTCAGAAAATTTTACAGTTAGCGGCCTGTGTCAACAACCAATTTACTTTAGAGATATTGTCAGTATCAAGCGAACAATCTTTGACTAAAACAGCACAAGATTTGTGGGAAGCGCTGGAAGTAGGATTGATTTTGCCTGTAGATGGCGCCTATCGATTACCGCAAGTATTGGAGCAGCAAGAATTAGAAAAATTAGGTAAAATAGCGAGCAAAGTGCGCTACAAGTTCTTGCACGATCGAGTACAACAAGCTGCTTATCTGATGATTCCTGACTCGCAAAAACAATCCGTGCACTGGAAGCTGGGACGCTTGTTGTTGCAAGCAAGCAATGAAGCGCAACGTCAAGAACAGATTTTTGATATTGTCAATCATTTGAATTTTGGTCGCAATTTGATTGCAAATCCTGAAGAGTTGTATGAATTAGCAGAATTGAATTTACTAGCAGGTAAAACTGCAAAAGTGGAAGCAGCTTTTGCCGATGCACTTACTTTTTTTCAAGCCGGGTGCGACTGTTTACCTGTGTCAAGTTGGCAAGATAATTATGCCTTAATTTTCACCCTAAATTTAGAACTGGGCGAAGCGGAATATTTAAACGGCAATAATGATGCAGCCCTAGCCATTTTAGACAGGATTTTACCCCAAACCCAGACTTTGTTAGAACAATCTGCGATCGCTGAATTAAAAATAACTTGTCTGCGGATGAAGAATGATTTATTGGCAGCTTATCAGCTAGGGATTCACACATTGAAAATTTTGGGGGTTGAGATTGAACCTTACCCAGATGATGACTTTTTAGCCGGGGAATTAGTTCAGACTAAGAGGATGATTGGCAGCTCCGTCAATAGATTAGCAGATTTACCAGAACTTACCGAGCCGCTGCAACTCGCAGCTCACCGCATTTTGAAAGAACTTTTCCCGATCGCCTATTTTACCAGTCCCAACGCTCAATATCTCTGCGCCATGAAGTTTGTACAAACGAGCATTCAATACGGCAATTCCCAACTTTCCGCCTTTGGTTACACTTTGTATGCGTTTACTTTGGTCAATAAATACCGCGAAATCGAGGCCGGTTGCGCCGCCGGAGAACTCTCGCTCAACCTCTACGAAGGCTGCGACAATAAAGAGTTAGGTGCTTGTATTTTCCATATGTGGGGCGCTTTAACTTTACATTATATGAAATATATCGACGAATGCAAGCCTTTTATGCTAAAAGCTTTCAATAGCGGTTTAGAAACAGGTGCTTATCAATGGTCGGGATATGCTTCGATTAATTATCTGTGGGTCTGCTTTTTTGGGAACGAATCTTTGAGCAAAGCTACAGAAATTTCAGATAAATTTATTCCCGTGCTCTCAAAGGTCGATCGCAATATGCTAGCTTATCACTTGCTGAACAAAAATGCGATCGCCCAACTCACTAGCCCGCCCGAAACCTTTGCAAATCCCGAAACCTTCATCAACGAAGAGCAGCTTTTAGAATTTGCACAATCCTCTGCCGATCTGACCACTGCTTTTGTAATTTATCTTTACAAGCTCACCCTTGCTAATTGGTTTGGCGAGGTCGATCGCGCCTTAGAATATGCTCTAACAGGCGCGCAATTTTTGAAAGGGGGCGCCGGACATTTTGTCAACCCGGTTTTTCAGTTCCATCACGCGATCGCCCTAGCTGCTGCTTGCACAACAGCCGGTGATAGCGAGTCCCAACTCTACCGAGAAGAGCTAAATATTACTCTAGAGAAGTTTCGAGATTTAGCAGAGCATTGTCCTGCAAATTATCTGCACAAGTATTCACTAATTCAAGCAGAAATCGCGCGGCTCTCAGGAGACAGTTACACAGCAGCACAACATTATGATTGGGCGATCGCCTCCGCCCTCAAAAATGGCTTCGTCCAAAATGCTGCCCTAGCCAATGAACTAGCTTCCCGATTTTTCCTAGCACAAAATCGTTCCAATCTCGCTAAAATTTATCTGAATGACGCCCGGTTTTGCTATATGGAATGGGGTGCAACTGCCAAAGTTCATCAATTAGAACAATCCCATCCGGATTGGTTTAACACAATCAGCGACGAGCAGATAACCATAACTACAACTGCAAGTACGGCCGCCGATACCAACATTTTTGATTTAAAAACAGTAATCAAAGCATCTCAGGCGATTTCCAGCGAAATCGTCTTAGAAAAATTGTTAAAAAAACTGCTGCATATTATTTTAGAAAATGCAGGCGCCCAAAACGGATGTATTCTTTTAGAACGAGACGGGTACTTATTCGTCGAAGTGTCGGATACCGACCCGCAGGATTATGCAATATTTGAAGAATTGCAGCCTGTAAAAAAGAACTGTCAAGTGCCTCTTTCTATCGTCAATTACGTGGCCAGAACTCAGGAACCTTTGGTTTTAGTCGATGCAACTCAAGAAACACTTTACCAATTCGACACTTACATTCAAAATACTCAACCCAAGTCAGTTTTGTGCGCGCCCATGATATATCAAGGAAAGTCCATGGGTATAGTTTATTTAGAAAACAACTTAGTAGCAGGAGCTTTCACTCGCGAAGGTTTGACACTTTTGGAAATACTCGTAGCACAAGCAGCAATTGCGATCGCAAATGCGCGCTCCTACGCCAGCGAACAAGATAAATCCCGCCAGCTAGCAGAATCCCTAGAAAACCTGCAACAATCTCAAGTCGAACTCACCCAAAAAGAAGAAGAGTACCGCACTATTTTTGAGAGTGTAGCAGACGGACTTACCTTAGTAGATTTGGAAACAGGAAAAATCGTGGCAGCAAACCCCGTAGTCTGCGAAATGTACGGTTATTGTCGGGAGGAATTCTTGAGCTTAAATCCCTTAACTCTCCTGCACCCAAACTACCTACATCTCTTCGACGAGTTTATCGCAACCGTCAGCTCGCGCCAAGAATTTTATTCTCAAGCTGTGGTGCGGCGCAAAGACGGTACGGAATTTGACCTTGAGGTAAGAGCAAAATTTTTTGAATACCGAGGTAAACCCCATGCTTTGTCAATTTGTCGCGATATCAGCCAGCGTAAAGCATGGGAACAAACTCTACAAACATCAGAAGCTCAACTGAGAGAAAAAGCTGAAAATTTAGAAGCCATCTTGATCGAACTGCAACAAACTCAAGCACAATTAGTTCAAACTGAAAAAATATCCCAACTCGGACAACTGGTGGCTGGAGTTGCTCACGAAGTTAACAATCCTATTGGCTTTATTTCTGGGAACTTGCACCACGTTCAAGAATATATTGCTGATTTAATTAAGTTGGTGAATCTTTATCGAACAACTTTTCCCGAAGCTGGTATAGAAATTGAAGAGGAAATTGCATCGATCGAGCTAGAATATCTATTAGCCGACTTGCCCAAAACTACGGCGTCCATGAAGATGGGAATCGATCGCATCCGCGACATTATGCAATCTCTGCGAAACTATTCCCGCACCGACAGTCTGGACAAAAGAGCAGTTGACATCCACGAAGGCATGGAAACTACTTTAATGATTCTGTCTCATCGGCTCAAAGCGAAAAACAGCAGACCAGCAATTCAAATTATTAAACATTACAGTAATTTACCACAATTAGAATGCCATCCGGGACAAATAAATCAAGTATTTATGAACTTGATTGCTAATGCGATCGATGCTTTGGAAGAATCTAACGCGGGCAAAACCTACGCTGAAATTGAACAAAATCCGAATACGATTACAATTTGTACTGCGGGTGTTTGCCAGCTAGAACCGGACATCATCGACACAATTGTGATTCAGATTGCTGACAACGGACTGGGAATGACGGAATCAGTCATAGAAAAATTGTTTACACCATTTTTTACAACGAAAGCAGAAGGGAAAGGTACGGGATTGGGACTGTCTATTTGCTATCAGATAGTCACTGAAAAACATGGGGGAACTTTAAACTGTTTGTCTTCCCTAGACACTGGGACAGAGTTTGTCATTGCTCTGCCGATGTAG
- a CDS encoding peptidoglycan-binding protein — translation MSLITKMKSTRAIANKPQLQLGSQGQAVLELEQMLTKLRVYRQPAKGIFNSSVDFAVKLFQFRVFLSPDGIVGPLTWEALYTESPVNMPVVKLGCSGEAVATVQEVLKVSKHYGGSIDGVFSNLTDGAVRAFQKSFGLKADGIVDRQTWAALSQIPRGYDPNWFLTEDRKLNNLQF, via the coding sequence ATGTCATTGATAACCAAGATGAAATCTACCCGAGCAATCGCCAACAAACCGCAACTGCAATTAGGTTCTCAAGGTCAAGCAGTATTGGAACTCGAACAAATGCTAACCAAGTTGCGCGTTTACCGCCAACCTGCGAAAGGAATTTTTAACTCATCAGTTGATTTTGCTGTGAAATTATTTCAGTTTCGGGTTTTCTTGTCGCCGGACGGGATTGTCGGGCCGCTGACTTGGGAGGCGCTTTATACTGAAAGTCCTGTTAATATGCCGGTAGTAAAATTGGGCTGTTCTGGGGAAGCAGTCGCTACTGTTCAGGAAGTGCTGAAGGTTTCCAAGCACTACGGCGGCTCGATTGACGGCGTGTTTTCTAATTTGACTGATGGGGCTGTTCGCGCATTTCAAAAAAGCTTTGGGCTCAAGGCCGACGGGATTGTCGATCGGCAAACTTGGGCTGCTTTGAGTCAAATTCCGCGCGGCTATGACCCGAATTGGTTCTTGACTGAGGATCGCAAATTAAATAACTTACAATTTTAA
- a CDS encoding photosystem I reaction center subunit II PsaD produces MAEELTGQPPIFGGSTGGLLTKALVEEKYAITWTSPKEQVFEMPSGGAAIMRQGDNLLYLPRKEQCIALGGQQLRAKFKISNYKIYRVFPDGSNEYLHPKDGVFPEKVNEGRVANGSVPRNIGSNPNPIKVKFTGKKTYDP; encoded by the coding sequence ATGGCAGAAGAACTGACTGGACAACCCCCCATCTTCGGCGGCAGCACCGGCGGCTTGCTGACCAAGGCGCTAGTTGAAGAGAAGTATGCTATCACTTGGACTAGCCCCAAGGAACAAGTGTTTGAAATGCCTTCGGGTGGCGCTGCGATTATGCGTCAAGGCGACAATTTGCTGTATCTGCCCCGGAAGGAGCAGTGCATCGCTTTGGGCGGCCAGCAACTGCGGGCGAAATTCAAAATCTCGAACTACAAAATCTACCGCGTATTTCCCGACGGTTCTAATGAGTACCTGCATCCCAAGGATGGCGTGTTCCCTGAGAAGGTGAACGAAGGTCGTGTTGCCAACGGTAGTGTCCCTCGCAATATTGGCAGCAATCCAAATCCGATTAAGGTGAAGTTTACTGGTAAGAAGACTTACGATCCTTAA